Proteins encoded together in one Gigantopelta aegis isolate Gae_Host chromosome 8, Gae_host_genome, whole genome shotgun sequence window:
- the LOC121378316 gene encoding luc7-like protein 3 isoform X1, translating into MAASAAALLDELMGRGRNLAPTDQKSEVHWDDPEICKYFLCGFCPHELFVNTRADLGQCPKVHDDILRKEYEQSSRFQKCGYEEDFMRFLQSLIADVEKRIRRGHQRLALNAMQGTLNGSFPGAKEDKSEMLTEKINELVNQAEQLGCEGKVEEAQGVMKLCDQLREERRQLEMNPSGPQWAEPEKTLEVCSVCSAFLVVGDAQQRIDEHLYGRQHTGYARIRAYVDDKQKKHREEAEEREAKELKLAKERENREKEREREREERRKKEKEKEDKEREERRKEREKKRKDRSRSKSRGRRSRSRDRRDRSRERKRRSRSRSRHRKHSRSKDRHRSSRSARSSRSRSRSRRRSGSRIRGRDRDSKRGTRSRERDVKRRSRSKDRDGRRRSRSKDRNSRDKAKRSEDRSYKRSRSREKRSRSAEKRSKSREKRSMSAEKRSKSREKQSMSEDDQKHDEVSHSPERQYQTNEVENRKVDEDVNSAENHSGQQNNGTGADNMETADL; encoded by the exons ATTTGTAAATATTTCCTGTGTGGCTTCTGTCCACATGAATTGTTTGTCAACACCCGGGCTGATCTTG GCCAGTGTCCTAAGGTGCATGATGATATACTTAGAAAAGA ATATGAACAAAGTTCCCGTTTTCAAAAATGCGGTTATGAAGAAGATTTTATGCGGTTTTTGCAAAGTCTGATAGCTGATGTGGAAAAAAGAATTCGAAGAGGACATCAGCGACTGGCATTAAATGCTATGCAAGGAACC CTAAATGGAAGCTTTCCCGGTGCTAAGGAAGACAAGTCTGAGATGCTCACCGAGAAGATCAACGAGCTCGTTAATCAG GCTGAACAGCTGGGGTGTGAGGGTAAGGTCGAAGAAGCTCAAGGTGTTATGAAGCTGTGTGACCAGTTACGTGAAGAAAGGCGCCAACTCGAAATG AACCCTTCCGGGCCCCAGTGGGCTGAGCCCGAAAAGACACTGGAAGTGTGCAGTGTGTGTAGTGCTTTCCTCGTTGTCGGGGACGCTCAGCAGCGTATTGACGAACACTTGTACGGTAGACAACACACTGGATATGCACGAATTAGGGCCTATGTTGATGACAAGCAG AAAAAACACAGAGAAGAAGCTGAAGAAAGGGAGGCCAAGGAACTAAAACTGGCAAAAGAACGTGAAAACCGCGAGAAAGAacgtgagagagaaagagaggaaaggaggaaaaaagaaaaggaaaaagagGATAAGGAAAGAGAAGAACgaaggaaagaaagagaaaagaagcGAAAGGATCGTAGTCGATCAAAGAGTAGAGGTCGACGGTCGCGGAGTCGTGATAGACGAGATCGTAGTAGGGAGAG AAAACGGCGTTCACGCAGTAGGAGCAGGCACAGAAAACATTCACGAAGCAAGGACCGCCACAGGTCGAGTAGATCCGCTCGCTCATCGCGCTCCAGGAGCAGATCGCGGAGACGATCAGGGAGTCGGATTCGGGGTCGCGACCGGGACTCGAAACGGGGGACCCGGAGTCGAGAAAGAGACGTGAAACGCAGATCTCGAAGCAAAGACCGCGATGGCAGACGAAGATCACGGAGTAAAGATCGCAATAGCAGGGATAAAG CGAAGCGGAGTGAAGACAGAAGCTATAAACGTAGCAGGTCTAGAGAGAAACGGAGCAGATCTGCAGAGAAACGAAGCAAGTCTAGAGAGAAGCGAAGCATGTCTGCGGAGAAACGTAGCAAGTCAAGAGAGAAACAGAGCATGTCTGAAGATGACCAGAAGCATGATGAAGTAAGCCATTCCCCAGAAAGACAATACCAGACGAACGAGGTGGAAAACAGGAAGGTTGACGAAGACGTGAACTCGGCAGAAAATCATTCTGGGCAGCAGAATAATGGTACTGGTGCTGACAACATGGAGACGGCTGACCTGTGA
- the LOC121378316 gene encoding luc7-like protein 3 isoform X2, with protein sequence MAASAAALLDELMGRGRNLAPTDQKSEVHWDDPEICKYFLCGFCPHELFVNTRADLGQCPKVHDDILRKEYEQSSRFQKCGYEEDFMRFLQSLIADVEKRIRRGHQRLALNAMQGTLNGSFPGAKEDKSEMLTEKINELVNQAEQLGCEGKVEEAQGVMKLCDQLREERRQLEMQPMPELPPLKQMSVCEVCGAFLIVGDMPQRQDEHILGKQHAGYATVRATVEKFKKKHREEAEEREAKELKLAKERENREKEREREREERRKKEKEKEDKEREERRKEREKKRKDRSRSKSRGRRSRSRDRRDRSRERKRRSRSRSRHRKHSRSKDRHRSSRSARSSRSRSRSRRRSGSRIRGRDRDSKRGTRSRERDVKRRSRSKDRDGRRRSRSKDRNSRDKAKRSEDRSYKRSRSREKRSRSAEKRSKSREKRSMSAEKRSKSREKQSMSEDDQKHDEVSHSPERQYQTNEVENRKVDEDVNSAENHSGQQNNGTGADNMETADL encoded by the exons ATTTGTAAATATTTCCTGTGTGGCTTCTGTCCACATGAATTGTTTGTCAACACCCGGGCTGATCTTG GCCAGTGTCCTAAGGTGCATGATGATATACTTAGAAAAGA ATATGAACAAAGTTCCCGTTTTCAAAAATGCGGTTATGAAGAAGATTTTATGCGGTTTTTGCAAAGTCTGATAGCTGATGTGGAAAAAAGAATTCGAAGAGGACATCAGCGACTGGCATTAAATGCTATGCAAGGAACC CTAAATGGAAGCTTTCCCGGTGCTAAGGAAGACAAGTCTGAGATGCTCACCGAGAAGATCAACGAGCTCGTTAATCAG GCTGAACAGCTGGGGTGTGAGGGTAAGGTCGAAGAAGCTCAAGGTGTTATGAAGCTGTGTGACCAGTTACGTGAAGAAAGGCGCCAACTCGAAATG CAACCAATGCCCGAGCTACCGCCGCTAAAACAAATGTCAGTGTGCGAAGTTTGCGGTGCGTTCTTGATCGTTGGAGACATGCCCCAGCGGCAGGACGAGCACATACTCGGCAAGCAGCATGCGGGCTATGCTACTGTGCGAGCCACGGTTGAGAAATTCAAG AAAAAACACAGAGAAGAAGCTGAAGAAAGGGAGGCCAAGGAACTAAAACTGGCAAAAGAACGTGAAAACCGCGAGAAAGAacgtgagagagaaagagaggaaaggaggaaaaaagaaaaggaaaaagagGATAAGGAAAGAGAAGAACgaaggaaagaaagagaaaagaagcGAAAGGATCGTAGTCGATCAAAGAGTAGAGGTCGACGGTCGCGGAGTCGTGATAGACGAGATCGTAGTAGGGAGAG AAAACGGCGTTCACGCAGTAGGAGCAGGCACAGAAAACATTCACGAAGCAAGGACCGCCACAGGTCGAGTAGATCCGCTCGCTCATCGCGCTCCAGGAGCAGATCGCGGAGACGATCAGGGAGTCGGATTCGGGGTCGCGACCGGGACTCGAAACGGGGGACCCGGAGTCGAGAAAGAGACGTGAAACGCAGATCTCGAAGCAAAGACCGCGATGGCAGACGAAGATCACGGAGTAAAGATCGCAATAGCAGGGATAAAG CGAAGCGGAGTGAAGACAGAAGCTATAAACGTAGCAGGTCTAGAGAGAAACGGAGCAGATCTGCAGAGAAACGAAGCAAGTCTAGAGAGAAGCGAAGCATGTCTGCGGAGAAACGTAGCAAGTCAAGAGAGAAACAGAGCATGTCTGAAGATGACCAGAAGCATGATGAAGTAAGCCATTCCCCAGAAAGACAATACCAGACGAACGAGGTGGAAAACAGGAAGGTTGACGAAGACGTGAACTCGGCAGAAAATCATTCTGGGCAGCAGAATAATGGTACTGGTGCTGACAACATGGAGACGGCTGACCTGTGA